In a single window of the Companilactobacillus allii genome:
- a CDS encoding NAD(P)/FAD-dependent oxidoreductase: MDKRKIVIVGASHGGHESAIELLDKYNDVDVTVYEAGDFISFMSCGMQLYLENKVTAEDDVRNFAPEDVEKKGGHVYANHEVTAIHPEHKTVTVKDLTNNSEEEVQYDKLILSSGVTPKFLPVPGNDLKNIYLMRGRDWASKLMSAVNNPAIKNVAIVGAGYIGTEASEVFAKAGKHVTLMDMIDRPLGTYLNPELLDVLEPTFKKNMDLKMGVKIEGFNGNEKVESVKTDQGDIPADLVVVSAGVTPNTDWIKGTVDLDQRGWIKTDPYLRTNVKDVYAIGDAILPLSIPAGKPMPIALATTARREAQYVVDHIFEDKPDRAFKGVIGASALSVFDYHFATAGLNKFSAAKNKLDYQTSFYEDHMRPAYVPEADNPKVYVSLTFNPYTHQILGGAVLSKYDITAQGNVLALAISHKMRLEDLAEQDFFFQPGFDRQWSLLNLAAQHALGMARF; this comes from the coding sequence ATGGATAAACGTAAAATTGTAATTGTTGGTGCTTCACATGGTGGTCATGAATCAGCAATTGAGCTGTTGGATAAATATAATGATGTAGATGTAACTGTTTATGAAGCTGGCGACTTTATTTCATTTATGTCCTGTGGTATGCAATTATACTTAGAAAATAAAGTTACGGCTGAAGATGACGTCAGAAACTTTGCTCCTGAAGATGTTGAAAAGAAGGGCGGTCATGTTTATGCCAACCATGAAGTAACCGCGATTCATCCTGAACATAAGACAGTAACAGTTAAGGATTTAACCAATAATTCTGAAGAAGAAGTTCAATATGATAAGTTAATTCTTTCATCAGGTGTAACGCCAAAGTTTTTACCAGTACCTGGCAATGATCTTAAGAATATCTATTTAATGCGTGGACGTGATTGGGCTTCTAAGTTAATGAGTGCTGTTAACAATCCAGCAATTAAGAATGTTGCTATTGTTGGTGCTGGTTATATTGGTACTGAAGCTAGTGAAGTATTTGCTAAAGCTGGCAAGCATGTAACTTTAATGGACATGATTGATCGTCCATTAGGAACTTACTTGAACCCTGAATTGCTTGATGTTTTGGAACCTACCTTTAAGAAGAATATGGACTTGAAGATGGGCGTTAAAATTGAAGGCTTCAACGGTAATGAAAAAGTTGAAAGCGTCAAGACCGATCAAGGCGATATACCAGCTGACTTGGTTGTTGTTTCAGCAGGGGTAACTCCTAATACTGATTGGATAAAGGGCACAGTTGATTTAGATCAAAGAGGCTGGATTAAGACTGATCCATACTTGAGAACGAATGTTAAAGACGTTTACGCTATTGGAGATGCAATTTTGCCACTTTCTATTCCAGCAGGTAAGCCAATGCCAATTGCTTTAGCTACTACTGCTAGAAGAGAAGCACAATATGTGGTTGATCATATCTTTGAAGATAAGCCAGATCGCGCTTTCAAGGGTGTTATCGGTGCTTCAGCTCTTAGCGTCTTTGACTATCACTTCGCTACTGCGGGATTAAATAAGTTTTCAGCTGCTAAGAATAAGCTTGATTATCAAACTAGCTTCTATGAAGATCATATGCGTCCAGCTTATGTCCCAGAAGCAGATAATCCTAAGGTATATGTCAGCTTAACCTTTAATCCATATACCCACCAAATCTTAGGCGGTGCTGTCCTTTCTAAGTATGATATTACTGCTCAAGGCAATGTTTTAGCTTTGGCAATTAGTCATAAGATGCGC